A window of the Macaca nemestrina isolate mMacNem1 chromosome X, mMacNem.hap1, whole genome shotgun sequence genome harbors these coding sequences:
- the LOC139360628 gene encoding G antigen 10-like isoform X2, whose translation MSWRGRSTYRRRPRRYVEPPEMIGPMLPEQFSDEEVEPPKPEEGEPATQSQDPAPAQEGEDEGASAGQGPEPEAESQEEVRPTPDYEREDGPDVQEMSLPNPEEVKRPE comes from the exons ATGAGTTGGCGAGGAAGATCGACCTACCGGCGTAGACCAAGACGCTATGTAGAGCCTCCTGAAATGATTGGGCCTATGCTG CCCGAGCAGTTCAGTGATGAAGAAGTGGAACCACCAAAACCTGAAGAAGGGGAACCAGCAACTCAAAGTCAGGATCCTGCACCTGctcaggagggagaggatgagggaGCATCTGCAGGTCAAG ggccAGAGCCTGAAGCTGAGAGCCAGGAAGAGGTTCGCCCGACGCCCGATTATGAGCGTGAAGATGGTCCTGATGTCCAGGAGATGAGCCTGCCAAATCCAGAGGAGGTGAAAAGGCCTGAATAA
- the LOC139360628 gene encoding G antigen 10-like isoform X1: MSWRGRSTYRRRPRRYVEPPEMIGPMLPEQFSDEEVEPPKPEEGEPATQSQDPAPAQEGEDEGASAGQGDGKGRRMPAGPEPEAESQEEVRPTPDYEREDGPDVQEMSLPNPEEVKRPE, from the exons ATGAGTTGGCGAGGAAGATCGACCTACCGGCGTAGACCAAGACGCTATGTAGAGCCTCCTGAAATGATTGGGCCTATGCTG CCCGAGCAGTTCAGTGATGAAGAAGTGGAACCACCAAAACCTGAAGAAGGGGAACCAGCAACTCAAAGTCAGGATCCTGCACCTGctcaggagggagaggatgagggaGCATCTGCAGGTCAAGGTgatggaaagggaagaagaatgcccgctg ggccAGAGCCTGAAGCTGAGAGCCAGGAAGAGGTTCGCCCGACGCCCGATTATGAGCGTGAAGATGGTCCTGATGTCCAGGAGATGAGCCTGCCAAATCCAGAGGAGGTGAAAAGGCCTGAATAA